In a genomic window of Candidatus Flexicrinis proximus:
- a CDS encoding metallophosphoesterase family protein, with the protein MRLAIISDIHANFTALSALDEVLHQADLTVCLGDMTGYYCQPNEVCDSLRHSGALCLRGNHDHYALTETPERVPESVKWGVEFTRQHLSAENRAWLETLSPMKTEIFGGFSALLVHGAPWDALEAYLYADNPRLVELERLNYDLVAFGQTHHALLRDGRPILLNPGAVGQSRDGTAEACAALLDTETRAVELIRRRYDPQPVMALARGRGAGDWITKHLV; encoded by the coding sequence CATCAGGCAGACCTGACGGTATGCCTGGGCGATATGACCGGGTACTACTGCCAGCCTAACGAGGTCTGCGACAGCCTGCGCCATTCCGGGGCGCTTTGCCTACGCGGAAACCACGATCACTATGCGCTGACGGAGACTCCGGAACGCGTCCCGGAGTCCGTGAAATGGGGCGTGGAGTTTACCCGCCAGCACCTTTCCGCCGAAAACCGCGCGTGGCTGGAGACACTAAGCCCGATGAAAACCGAGATTTTCGGCGGCTTTTCGGCGCTGCTGGTACACGGAGCGCCGTGGGACGCGCTTGAAGCGTATCTATACGCCGATAATCCACGGCTGGTAGAGTTAGAGCGGCTTAATTACGATCTGGTTGCCTTTGGTCAGACCCACCATGCACTGCTGCGCGACGGCCGCCCGATCCTGCTCAATCCGGGCGCGGTTGGCCAGTCGAGGGACGGTACTGCAGAAGCCTGTGCAGCGCTGCTGGACACGGAGACGCGGGCGGTGGAACTGATCCGCCGACGCTACGATCCGCAGCCGGTGATGGCGCTGGCCCGCGGCCGCGGGGCGGGTGACTGGATCACAAAACATCTGGTGTGA
- the rffA gene encoding dTDP-4-amino-4,6-dideoxygalactose transaminase: protein MPELKIPFNKPYATGKEFDYMRQAVANSHLSGDGPFSKKCHGWLEQALGVHKALLTTSCTHALEMSALLLDIQAGDEVICPSFTFVTSIGAFVLRGATPVFCDVRPDTLNLDENKLEALITPRTKAIVVVHYAGVACEMDAIMAIANRHGVPVVEDNAHALFSTYKGRYTGTFGVMATQSFHETKNFTCGEGGALLINDPGLHERAEIIREKGTNRSRYFRGQVDKYTWVDLGSSYLPSDLLAAYLWAQFEAAEDIQRRRKTIWDRYQAEIPEWAGQHGVGLMTLPEDRVQSYHMYYMLMPSLDSRTTLIQYLRDLGIYAPFHYLPLHLSDMGRKFGGKAGDCPVTEDVSDRLIRLPLYNELTEDDQQLVIHALKRFEG from the coding sequence ATGCCCGAACTGAAGATTCCTTTCAACAAACCGTACGCGACCGGCAAAGAGTTCGACTATATGCGCCAGGCGGTGGCCAACAGCCACCTGAGCGGCGACGGACCGTTCAGCAAGAAGTGCCACGGATGGCTGGAACAGGCACTGGGCGTTCACAAAGCGCTGCTGACGACCAGCTGCACCCACGCACTGGAAATGTCGGCGCTGCTGCTGGATATTCAGGCCGGCGACGAGGTGATCTGCCCGTCCTTCACGTTCGTGACGAGCATCGGCGCGTTCGTGCTGCGCGGCGCAACACCGGTCTTTTGCGATGTGCGGCCCGACACGCTCAATCTGGACGAAAACAAACTCGAAGCGCTGATCACGCCGCGCACCAAAGCGATCGTGGTCGTCCACTACGCAGGCGTCGCGTGCGAAATGGACGCGATCATGGCGATTGCGAACAGGCACGGCGTCCCGGTGGTCGAGGACAACGCCCACGCGCTGTTCAGCACCTATAAGGGCCGCTACACCGGAACGTTCGGCGTGATGGCGACGCAGAGCTTCCACGAAACCAAAAACTTCACCTGCGGCGAAGGCGGCGCTCTGCTGATCAACGATCCCGGCCTGCACGAACGGGCCGAAATCATTCGCGAGAAAGGCACGAACCGCAGCCGTTATTTCCGCGGACAGGTCGACAAATACACGTGGGTCGACCTGGGTTCAAGCTACCTGCCAAGCGATCTGCTGGCCGCCTACCTGTGGGCGCAGTTCGAGGCTGCGGAAGATATACAGCGGCGGCGCAAAACCATCTGGGACCGCTACCAGGCCGAAATCCCGGAATGGGCCGGGCAGCATGGCGTCGGGCTGATGACGCTGCCGGAAGATCGGGTGCAGTCGTACCACATGTACTATATGCTGATGCCCTCACTCGATTCGCGGACGACACTGATTCAATACCTGCGCGACCTGGGAATCTACGCGCCATTTCACTACCTACCCCTGCACCTGAGCGATATGGGCCGGAAATTCGGCGGCAAGGCCGGGGATTGCCCGGTGACCGAGGATGTCTCGGACCGGCTGATCCGGCTGCCGCTGTATAACGAGCTGACCGAAGACGACCAGCAGCTTGTGATCCATGCCCTCAAGCGCTTCGAGGGATAG
- the trxA gene encoding thioredoxin, whose product MSTTPFDTAPVKVTDATFQAEVIDYPLPVLVDFWAEWCGPCRQIGPVLEKLAKEYSGQVRIAKVNVDENPGLSQTFRIMSIPNLMMIKNKTMVFNQPGALPEPVMRDLIKQLIALDMSAQEPQNDEAEQPAQ is encoded by the coding sequence ATGTCTACCACCCCCTTCGACACAGCGCCGGTAAAAGTCACCGACGCGACCTTTCAGGCGGAAGTCATCGACTATCCGCTCCCCGTTCTGGTCGATTTCTGGGCTGAATGGTGCGGCCCCTGCCGCCAGATCGGTCCCGTTCTCGAAAAACTGGCCAAGGAGTATTCCGGTCAGGTCCGCATCGCCAAAGTCAACGTCGATGAGAACCCCGGCCTCTCCCAGACCTTCCGCATCATGAGCATCCCCAACCTCATGATGATCAAGAACAAGACAATGGTCTTTAATCAGCCGGGCGCGCTGCCCGAGCCGGTCATGCGTGACCTCATCAAGCAGTTGATCGCGCTCGATATGTCCGCCCAGGAACCCCAGAACGACGAAGCCGAACAACCCGCCCAGTAA
- a CDS encoding response regulator transcription factor: protein MKKSKVLVVEDDDKIRKLIADHLMRTGYDVASAEDGPTALEYIKEHGLPHIALVDLMLPNNMHGFEFSSRLKAMADVPIIFVTAVRDTDTVVQGLKKYAEDFVVKPFDTRELEARIKVVLARMPSLDYANEPLITVDKHLSIDFAHNRVVLDGKSISLTPTEAILLHVLLRNSGRVVENRMLIARVWPDEDVFEDTLRVHMHRLRRKLEADSHHPHYIRTERGIGYMFTVKPQEAVE, encoded by the coding sequence ATGAAGAAATCGAAAGTCCTGGTTGTTGAAGACGACGATAAAATCCGCAAGCTTATTGCTGACCACCTGATGCGAACCGGTTACGACGTCGCTTCTGCCGAGGATGGACCGACCGCGCTTGAATATATTAAGGAACACGGGCTGCCGCATATCGCGCTGGTCGACCTGATGCTGCCGAACAATATGCACGGGTTCGAGTTCAGCAGCAGACTAAAGGCGATGGCGGACGTGCCGATCATCTTCGTGACGGCGGTGCGCGACACAGACACGGTAGTGCAGGGACTGAAGAAATACGCGGAAGATTTCGTGGTCAAGCCATTTGATACTCGCGAGCTGGAAGCGCGGATCAAGGTGGTACTGGCACGGATGCCGAGCCTGGACTATGCCAACGAGCCGCTGATCACGGTCGACAAACACCTGAGCATCGATTTCGCGCATAATCGCGTGGTGCTGGACGGGAAGTCGATCAGTCTGACGCCGACGGAGGCGATCCTGCTGCACGTTTTGCTGCGTAATTCTGGCCGCGTGGTGGAAAACCGGATGCTGATCGCGCGGGTGTGGCCGGACGAGGATGTCTTCGAAGATACGCTGCGGGTACACATGCACCGGCTGCGCCGCAAGCTGGAGGCCGACAGCCACCATCCGCACTATATCCGCACCGAGCGCGGGATCGGCTATATGTTCACTGTGAAGCCGCAGGAAGCCGTCGAGTAA
- a CDS encoding MBL fold metallo-hydrolase, whose protein sequence is MNEIIPNFYGLPGMLVGRVYVIKDADGLTLIDTAVPPAGKRIIKAIQAAGYQASDIKRVMLTHAHPDHFGGLRAVVEATGAEVWASAAEADVLEGRIAVPRANRGELRGINRLLVPPDTRFKPPVKVSRILNDGEVLPVLDGLTVVATPGHAPGHVSFWHPAKKLLITGDVVFHLFGRLTLPLAFFTVDMALDKQQIRKLANLGAEVVCFGHGNPIMTDATAQLKAFADRVGA, encoded by the coding sequence ATGAACGAGATCATCCCGAATTTCTACGGCCTGCCCGGAATGCTGGTCGGGCGGGTGTATGTGATTAAAGACGCGGACGGGCTGACGCTGATCGACACGGCAGTTCCACCGGCGGGCAAGCGAATCATCAAGGCGATTCAGGCGGCGGGATACCAGGCATCGGACATCAAACGGGTGATGCTCACCCACGCGCACCCGGATCACTTCGGCGGGCTGCGCGCGGTTGTCGAGGCGACAGGCGCAGAGGTATGGGCGTCGGCGGCAGAGGCGGATGTGCTGGAAGGCAGAATCGCGGTGCCTCGTGCGAACCGCGGCGAACTGCGCGGAATTAACCGGCTGCTGGTGCCACCGGACACACGCTTCAAGCCACCGGTGAAGGTGAGCCGGATCCTGAACGACGGCGAGGTGCTGCCGGTCCTGGACGGGCTGACGGTGGTCGCGACGCCGGGACATGCGCCCGGCCATGTCTCGTTCTGGCATCCGGCGAAGAAACTGCTGATCACGGGGGATGTGGTTTTTCACCTGTTTGGCCGGCTGACGCTGCCGCTGGCGTTCTTCACGGTGGACATGGCGCTAGACAAGCAGCAAATCCGCAAGCTGGCCAACCTCGGCGCGGAGGTGGTGTGTTTCGGCCATGGCAATCCGATCATGACGGACGCGACGGCCCAGCTCAAGGCGTTTGCGGACCGCGTGGGCGCATAG
- a CDS encoding rhomboid family intramembrane serine protease, which translates to MFSVGASGAVFALFGAEAAHLYTNWKVMGPSAQMRLRQVIMLAVLNFSIGFFGNMTGGGAFNIDNWAHIGGFLGGALLAYLIGPRYAVKVSPDQTIVQINDTRPLTGQFPVVIYFAAGLVAALIVTVLT; encoded by the coding sequence GTGTTTTCGGTCGGGGCGTCTGGCGCCGTCTTCGCGCTCTTCGGTGCCGAAGCCGCCCACCTCTATACCAACTGGAAGGTCATGGGGCCGTCGGCCCAGATGCGCCTGCGTCAGGTCATCATGCTGGCCGTACTCAACTTTTCTATCGGCTTCTTCGGAAACATGACCGGCGGCGGAGCCTTCAACATCGACAATTGGGCGCACATCGGCGGCTTCCTCGGCGGCGCGCTTCTCGCTTACCTCATCGGCCCGCGCTACGCCGTCAAGGTCAGCCCCGATCAGACCATCGTCCAGATCAACGACACGCGTCCGCTCACCGGCCAGTTCCCGGTCGTTATCTATTTCGCGGCAGGGCTGGTCGCCGCGCTGATCGTGACCGTATTGACCTGA
- a CDS encoding rhomboid family intramembrane serine protease, whose protein sequence is MSDNLTPKRPEDVTPDAQKDRKPQPVHPLMRRPPPSGSPDGQPPRRMARVVFNFARPARSYVTWALIAVNLAIFALTALIPSLENEVVRGFANQPAAVDAGEYWRLFTSMFLHANIIHVLMNMLALRVSARLSKSLSATGVISSSISSAASPGQSSAPG, encoded by the coding sequence ATGTCCGATAATTTGACCCCCAAGCGTCCGGAAGATGTCACGCCGGATGCACAGAAAGACCGGAAACCCCAGCCGGTTCATCCCCTGATGCGCCGTCCGCCACCCTCCGGCTCCCCGGACGGCCAGCCGCCCCGCCGCATGGCGCGGGTCGTCTTCAACTTCGCGCGGCCCGCGCGCAGCTATGTCACCTGGGCGCTGATCGCCGTCAACCTCGCCATTTTTGCCCTGACGGCGCTCATCCCTTCGCTCGAAAATGAGGTCGTTCGCGGCTTCGCCAACCAGCCCGCCGCGGTCGACGCCGGAGAGTACTGGCGGCTCTTCACCTCCATGTTTCTCCACGCCAACATCATCCATGTTCTGATGAACATGCTGGCCCTCAGAGTCTCGGCTCGGTTATCGAAGTCGCTTTCGGCCACCGGCGTTATATCCTCATCTATATCCTCGGCGGCCTCGCCGGGTCAATCCTCAGCGCCGGGCTGA
- a CDS encoding SGNH/GDSL hydrolase family protein — protein MRIAFLGASLTEGKYGGDFVAAAQARLPAFTLLNHGIAGHTVNRLLERVPRVLDDAPDAVFIMPGSNDALAYVFPATRPYYKSQQALADGYLEPQVYGGIFRYICHEFALSFVRVWVGLPPMEHSPAALAASTLFNAETRAVADALNLPVFDLAARLNPPALPDRPPLTLQTVFRIGDRVKSGWNDYESERAAGGFTYSFDGIHFSPDTAQTVGAWLAEWCRQHA, from the coding sequence ATGAGAATTGCGTTTCTCGGCGCCAGCTTGACGGAAGGCAAATACGGTGGCGATTTCGTGGCCGCCGCCCAGGCGCGCCTTCCCGCTTTCACCTTGCTCAACCACGGCATCGCCGGCCACACCGTCAACCGGCTCCTGGAGCGCGTCCCGCGTGTTCTTGACGATGCGCCGGATGCCGTCTTCATCATGCCTGGCAGCAATGACGCCCTTGCCTATGTCTTCCCGGCCACCCGCCCGTATTACAAGTCGCAGCAGGCGCTGGCCGACGGCTATCTCGAACCGCAGGTCTACGGCGGTATCTTCCGCTACATCTGCCACGAATTCGCCCTGAGCTTTGTCCGCGTCTGGGTTGGTCTGCCTCCCATGGAGCACAGCCCGGCGGCGCTGGCCGCCTCCACGCTGTTCAACGCGGAAACACGGGCGGTGGCCGACGCGCTCAACCTGCCGGTCTTCGACCTCGCTGCCCGGCTCAATCCGCCTGCCCTGCCAGACCGCCCTCCACTAACCCTCCAGACCGTCTTCCGCATCGGAGATCGTGTCAAATCCGGCTGGAACGATTACGAATCTGAACGGGCCGCCGGCGGTTTCACCTATTCGTTCGACGGCATTCACTTCAGCCCGGATACCGCGCAAACAGTAGGCGCCTGGCTCGCCGAATGGTGCCGCCAGCACGCCTAA
- a CDS encoding transglycosylase SLT domain-containing protein: MASRMMNPDLAPRMSGRPAAPKPKPSTKAKSAGTTARTPAAVKRVSAASSRTAAKPKTSAARTRRNPLPRVTRQAGQTVLVVPLPRIPVKQMRKTLRVIRRATFPRVRRLTLPRVGMRALAATAFFGALAYSLMPSALGVLRAVPGGVGDLFRAGVIAPTFSPEVQRWAGEIGGWAEQYGLDPNLMATVMQIESCGHPTVSSPAGAQGLFQVMPFHFADGEAMLEPNTNALRGAGVLKECLRYSNGDVRGALACYNGGPSLITRPTDQWPAETQRYVVWGEGIYADAKANAESATLDAWLRAGGASLCAAARNTVK, from the coding sequence ATGGCAAGCCGCATGATGAATCCGGATCTCGCGCCGCGTATGAGCGGGCGCCCCGCCGCACCAAAGCCTAAGCCCAGCACAAAGGCAAAGTCCGCCGGAACGACAGCCCGAACGCCGGCCGCGGTCAAACGGGTGAGCGCTGCCAGCTCGCGGACGGCCGCCAAGCCGAAAACGAGCGCCGCGCGAACGCGCAGAAACCCCCTGCCCCGCGTCACCCGGCAGGCCGGACAGACGGTGCTGGTGGTGCCGCTGCCGCGCATCCCGGTCAAACAGATGCGAAAGACGCTGCGCGTTATCCGGCGCGCGACGTTTCCGCGTGTCCGCCGATTGACACTACCGCGGGTCGGGATGCGCGCGCTGGCCGCAACCGCCTTTTTTGGCGCGCTGGCCTACTCGCTGATGCCGTCGGCCTTGGGCGTGCTGCGGGCGGTTCCCGGCGGGGTCGGCGATTTGTTTCGGGCCGGGGTGATCGCACCGACGTTTTCGCCGGAGGTGCAGCGCTGGGCCGGAGAGATTGGGGGCTGGGCCGAGCAGTACGGCCTCGATCCGAATTTGATGGCAACGGTCATGCAGATCGAGTCGTGCGGGCATCCGACGGTCAGCAGCCCGGCCGGCGCGCAGGGGCTGTTTCAGGTCATGCCGTTCCACTTCGCAGACGGCGAGGCGATGCTTGAGCCGAACACGAACGCGCTTCGCGGCGCGGGGGTGCTCAAAGAGTGCCTGCGCTATTCGAACGGCGATGTGCGCGGGGCGCTGGCGTGCTATAACGGCGGGCCGTCACTGATCACGCGGCCGACCGACCAATGGCCGGCGGAAACACAGCGCTATGTGGTGTGGGGCGAGGGGATCTACGCGGATGCGAAGGCTAACGCCGAGAGCGCGACGCTAGACGCATGGCTTAGGGCGGGGGGCGCGAGTCTGTGTGCCGCCGCGCGGAATACTGTCAAGTAG
- the mdh gene encoding malate dehydrogenase gives MGRAKITVVGAGNVGASCAMWITAHELGDVVLVDIVEGAAKGKALDLLEAAPVNKFDIRIVGSAGYEETANSDVVVITAGVPRKKDPVTGKFPSRDELVKTNQEIVGSVAREVAKHSPNAVIVVVSNPLDAMCHVVLNETKFPAHRVIGMAGALDTARFKTFIAAELGLSVRDVHGIVLGGHGDEMVPLLRHTSVAGIPVRELISDEKLAAIVERTRKGGGEIVGLLGYSGYYAPAAGAVEMVRSIIRDQKRVIPSAVLLTGQYGYNNLYVGVPAVLGSGGVEKVIEMQLNDEEKAMLDKSAKAVADVVGVLGY, from the coding sequence ATGGGTCGCGCGAAAATTACGGTTGTAGGAGCGGGAAACGTCGGCGCAAGCTGCGCGATGTGGATCACCGCGCATGAGTTGGGCGATGTCGTTCTGGTCGATATCGTTGAAGGCGCGGCGAAGGGTAAGGCCCTCGATCTCCTTGAGGCCGCCCCCGTCAATAAGTTCGACATTCGTATCGTCGGCTCGGCTGGCTACGAAGAGACTGCCAATAGCGATGTCGTTGTCATCACCGCGGGCGTCCCCCGCAAGAAGGACCCCGTCACCGGCAAATTCCCCAGCCGTGATGAACTCGTCAAGACCAATCAGGAAATCGTCGGCAGCGTCGCCCGCGAAGTCGCCAAGCATTCGCCCAACGCCGTTATCGTCGTCGTCAGCAACCCGCTCGACGCCATGTGCCACGTCGTCCTTAACGAGACCAAGTTCCCGGCCCATCGCGTCATCGGCATGGCTGGCGCGCTCGATACCGCCCGCTTCAAGACCTTCATCGCCGCGGAACTCGGCCTGAGCGTCCGTGATGTCCACGGGATCGTACTCGGCGGCCACGGTGACGAGATGGTTCCCCTGCTGCGCCACACCTCTGTCGCCGGCATCCCCGTGCGCGAACTCATCTCTGATGAAAAGCTGGCGGCCATTGTCGAACGTACCCGTAAGGGCGGCGGCGAAATCGTCGGCCTGTTGGGCTACAGCGGTTACTACGCCCCGGCGGCTGGCGCGGTCGAGATGGTCAGGTCGATCATCCGCGACCAGAAGCGCGTCATCCCCTCGGCCGTCTTGCTCACCGGCCAGTATGGCTATAACAACCTCTACGTCGGCGTCCCGGCAGTTCTGGGCAGCGGCGGCGTCGAGAAGGTGATCGAGATGCAGCTCAACGACGAAGAGAAGGCCATGCTCGATAAGAGCGCCAAGGCTGTCGCGGACGTCGTCGGCGTTCTCGGCTACTAA
- a CDS encoding CoA pyrophosphatase, translated as MITLADVRSALTLPDFDPTAAMLSMAPLGRSERRAEPPPKQAGVLALLTGDDGNLGVVLTRRADNLNGHSGQMSFPGGRREDDDANFEETALREASEELGIETGGVTLLGALTPLYIPPSHFDVYPFVGYLMPLPPLLPNPDEVAAVYIASVAALLEPDTRTMAVIETMAGPREVPAFVLCEQIVWGATAIMLHELAVRIRTVLG; from the coding sequence ATGATCACCCTCGCTGATGTGCGCTCCGCGCTGACCTTACCGGATTTCGACCCGACCGCCGCGATGTTAAGCATGGCCCCCCTCGGACGTTCAGAGCGCCGGGCGGAGCCGCCGCCAAAACAGGCCGGGGTGCTGGCGCTGCTGACCGGAGACGACGGCAACCTGGGGGTGGTCCTGACGCGGCGGGCGGACAACCTGAACGGGCACAGCGGCCAGATGAGCTTTCCGGGCGGGCGCCGCGAGGACGACGATGCTAATTTCGAGGAGACGGCGCTGCGGGAGGCGTCGGAGGAGTTAGGGATCGAAACCGGGGGCGTGACACTGCTGGGGGCGCTGACCCCGCTGTATATCCCGCCCAGCCACTTCGACGTTTATCCGTTTGTGGGGTATCTGATGCCGCTGCCGCCGCTGCTGCCGAACCCGGACGAGGTCGCGGCGGTGTATATCGCCTCGGTCGCGGCGCTGCTGGAACCCGATACGCGCACGATGGCCGTGATCGAGACGATGGCCGGCCCCCGTGAAGTCCCGGCATTTGTGCTGTGCGAACAGATCGTATGGGGGGCGACGGCGATCATGCTGCATGAGCTGGCGGTCCGGATAAGAACGGTGTTGGGTTAA
- a CDS encoding tetratricopeptide repeat protein encodes MLISRSSPRRPRRRSGCSPFTVLTGALAGLLVIALGWLAGLILPNPQPELVTLDTARRAFDSGDLDDAVEAAEKALAAAPGQPDAVLMLVRGLVYRSYVDWNNEIDRKRALEVATNALLRGGDHPDTLAAQAFALHAAGRYLEAFKAAEKALRANPNHVFARLVYGLAFAGVGSFDRGLIQVQQAAKSADYQVDFAARAGGHPVRYRAVSGCRANDRRGNCAQLGADPAAFRAGAVRAAGGRRRHGKHIVPARAGARS; translated from the coding sequence ATGCTCATTTCCCGTTCCTCGCCCCGCCGACCGCGCCGGCGTTCAGGGTGCTCGCCATTTACTGTCCTGACCGGAGCGCTAGCCGGACTGCTGGTGATCGCGCTCGGCTGGCTGGCCGGGCTGATCCTGCCAAACCCGCAGCCCGAACTGGTAACGCTCGACACCGCACGGAGGGCGTTCGACAGCGGCGACCTCGACGATGCAGTGGAGGCCGCGGAGAAGGCGCTTGCCGCCGCGCCGGGGCAACCCGACGCGGTGCTGATGCTGGTGCGCGGGCTGGTATATCGCAGCTATGTGGACTGGAACAACGAGATCGACCGGAAGCGGGCGCTGGAAGTTGCGACTAACGCGCTGCTGAGGGGTGGCGACCACCCTGACACGCTGGCGGCGCAGGCGTTTGCGCTGCATGCGGCGGGGCGGTATCTGGAGGCGTTCAAAGCCGCTGAAAAGGCGCTGCGCGCAAACCCGAACCATGTCTTCGCGCGACTCGTCTATGGGCTGGCCTTTGCGGGTGTGGGCAGTTTTGACCGTGGGCTGATCCAGGTTCAGCAGGCCGCGAAGTCCGCGGACTATCAGGTGGATTTCGCTGCGCGCGCTGGCGGTCATCCAGTCCGATACCGGGCGGTATCGGGATGCCGCGCGAACGATCGACGAGGCAATTGCGCTCAACTGGGGGCTGATCCCGCTGCATTTCGAGCGGGCGCTGTACGCGCTGCAGGTGGGAGACGACGGCACGGCAAGCACATCGTACCTGCGCGTGCTGGCGCTCGATCCTGA
- a CDS encoding RHS repeat-associated core domain-containing protein, translated as MSASPSSLGFTGEMTDDPTGLTYLRARYYHPSSGTLLTQDPVMGVVVGPASTFNPYLYVRGNPVNLTDPSGRIAPLLLAGAAALVGGLVGGLVGLAGDFIHQLQQNGGNLGCIDRGQMLREGLKGLIAGAAGGLAFAAAVTGAIGAAVTAIAGAAVSLATSVWGAITAVAGAVATQGGKLIENAYKLVSHAGKAVEELFEEGKRLLMPHGSSVSDVVETGKELGIHLSEQGPQRLLLNSDKSCSTCLDTHLEAIIISLDQYQWGSNSIASVSSIIR; from the coding sequence ATGAGCGCCTCGCCGTCCAGCCTCGGCTTCACCGGCGAGATGACCGACGACCCGACCGGCCTGACCTATCTGCGTGCCCGGTACTACCACCCAAGCTCCGGTACACTCCTCACCCAGGACCCGGTGATGGGTGTGGTCGTCGGCCCGGCCTCGACGTTCAACCCATACCTCTACGTGCGCGGCAACCCGGTCAACCTGACCGACCCGAGTGGGCGGATCGCACCGCTGCTCCTCGCAGGCGCGGCGGCACTTGTCGGTGGACTCGTCGGCGGTCTGGTCGGATTAGCAGGTGACTTCATCCACCAGTTGCAGCAGAACGGGGGCAACCTCGGCTGCATCGATCGCGGCCAGATGCTGCGTGAGGGGCTGAAGGGCCTGATCGCTGGAGCGGCCGGAGGACTGGCGTTTGCAGCCGCAGTCACGGGTGCAATAGGCGCGGCGGTCACGGCAATTGCTGGCGCTGCAGTGAGTCTTGCTACATCCGTATGGGGAGCGATTACGGCGGTCGCTGGGGCTGTTGCGACCCAGGGCGGCAAGCTAATTGAGAATGCCTATAAGTTAGTTTCTCACGCAGGCAAGGCGGTCGAAGAACTCTTCGAAGAGGGTAAACGTCTGTTAATGCCACACGGCTCTTCCGTGTCCGACGTTGTCGAGACAGGGAAGGAACTCGGAATCCATCTCAGCGAGCAAGGCCCTCAGCGATTGTTGCTGAACTCGGACAAAAGCTGCAGTACCTGTTTGGACACGCATCTGGAAGCGATCATAATATCGCTCGATCAGTATCAATGGGGGAGCAACTCAATAGCGTCGGTATCTTCGATAATCCGTTAG
- a CDS encoding EamA family transporter: protein MKRFAWFSFWLVAAIWGSSFLLIRVGVEQFTPGQVAFIRCVIAAVGLNAVLLLRGKRYPTDPKIWVAIVLVGIGNASLPYWLIGLSEQIITSSLASVIQATVPLFSLVIAHFMLADERITPPKIAGLALGFIGVSVLALRQGSLSGEMTGVLLMVLGSFFYGLFAVFNRRTLSSRVEPIVIAGSTFIISTISALGIVLIEPALGIASANDVPITGDAWFAVIMLGLVNTFVAYLFFYFIIRELGAFRATSVTYIVPVFGVTLGALTGETIDIVLILGAALILSGIAVINLGGRVWSYGRTRFGRGAGAVVPQV, encoded by the coding sequence ATGAAACGTTTTGCTTGGTTCAGCTTCTGGCTGGTGGCTGCGATCTGGGGGTCGTCGTTCCTGCTCATACGCGTCGGCGTAGAGCAATTCACCCCCGGACAGGTTGCGTTTATCCGCTGCGTGATCGCGGCCGTCGGGCTGAATGCCGTGCTGCTGCTGCGCGGCAAACGCTATCCGACAGATCCCAAGATTTGGGTCGCGATTGTGCTGGTCGGTATCGGCAACGCATCGCTGCCCTACTGGCTGATCGGCCTGAGCGAGCAGATCATCACCAGTTCGCTGGCGAGTGTGATTCAAGCAACGGTACCGCTGTTCTCGCTGGTGATCGCGCATTTCATGCTGGCTGACGAACGGATCACCCCACCAAAGATCGCCGGACTTGCGCTCGGTTTCATCGGCGTCTCGGTGCTGGCGCTACGTCAGGGGAGCCTGAGCGGTGAAATGACCGGCGTGCTGCTGATGGTTCTGGGCTCGTTCTTCTACGGATTGTTTGCGGTCTTTAACCGCCGCACGCTGTCGAGCCGCGTTGAACCGATCGTGATTGCCGGTTCAACTTTCATCATCTCAACGATTTCCGCGCTGGGGATTGTCCTGATCGAGCCGGCGCTGGGCATAGCAAGCGCCAACGACGTGCCGATCACGGGGGACGCGTGGTTCGCTGTCATCATGCTGGGGCTGGTCAACACGTTCGTGGCGTACCTGTTCTTCTACTTCATCATCCGCGAACTGGGCGCGTTCCGCGCGACGAGCGTCACGTATATCGTGCCGGTATTTGGCGTGACGCTGGGCGCGCTGACCGGCGAGACCATCGATATCGTGCTGATCCTGGGCGCGGCGCTGATCCTGTCGGGCATCGCGGTCATCAACCTGGGCGGCAGGGTGTGGTCGTATGGACGGACACGGTTCGGGCGCGGCGCCGGCGCGGTTGTGCCACAGGTATAG